A window from Bufo bufo chromosome 1, aBufBuf1.1, whole genome shotgun sequence encodes these proteins:
- the LOC120986624 gene encoding uncharacterized protein LOC120986624 isoform X4, protein MPPPYHQNQLYNPRAMVPLGLELLVEEEEVILQKQGHPWNSGPVQTQPQWQSMPPPYHQNQLYNPRAMVPPGLELLVEVEEVILQKQAFFNRSGQNLFTIHRESECCGPGFNVRFRNPYQKDVVSLYAESGGCCWGGYSHVRISVFPACTIGFINIKNFTRKMSVSIRMNSGELVFTAELPLSGSEKIIEILSVNGSCPVATITTQGQNCDVVFQFPMDMEATLKTLILAAFVYMRYQLSKMSSSSSSSAYHRRRNTANHDDDHRWGHGGFNGHPVGGGFSGGDCGGGGGNSGGGGGDCGGGGGNSGGGGGDCGGGGGNSGGGGGDCGGGGGGCGGGGGDCGGGGGGCG, encoded by the exons GACATCCCTGGAACTCTGGACCTGTTCAAACCCAACCTCAATGGCAGAGCATGCCTCCACCATACCACCAGAACCAGCTCTACAACCCCAGGGCGATGGTGCCCCCAGGACTGGAGCTTCTTGTAGAG GTAGAAGAAGTTATCCTCCAGAAACAAG CTTTCTTCAACAGATCTGGGCAGAATCTCTTCACCATACATCGGGAGTCAGAGTGCTGTGGACCAGGCTTCAATGTAAGGTTTCGAAATCCATACCAGAAGGACGTGGTGTCACTGTATGCGGAATCAGGGGGATGTTGCTGGGGAGGATACAGTCAT GTAAGGATCTCTGTTTTTCCTGCGTGCACTATCGGTTTCATCAACATTAAAAACTTTACTCGGAAAATGAGTGTCTCCATCCGAATGAACTCTGGAGAGCTTGTGTTCACTGCTGAGCTGCCCTTATCAGGCTCTGAGAAAATTATTGAG ATACTCAGTGTAAATGGATCTTGTCCTGTGGCCACGATAACTACGCAGGGACAAAATTGTGACGTCGTTTTCCAGTTTCCCATGGACATGGAGGCTACATTGAAAACTCTTATCTTGGCTGCATTCGTGTACATG AGATATCAACTGAGTAAAATgtccagcagcagcagctcctCGGCTTATCACAGGCGTCGGAACACTGCCAATCACGATGACGACCACCGTTGGGGTCATGGAGGCTTCAATGGACATCCTGTTGGTGGAG GTTTTAgtggaggggactgtggaggtggaggagggaattctggaggtggaggaggagactgtggtggtggaggagggaactctggaggtggaggaggagactgtggtggtggaggagggaactctggaggtggaggaggagactgtggtggtggaggagggggctgtggtggtggaggaggagactgtggtggtggaggagggggCTGTGGTTAA
- the LOC120986624 gene encoding uncharacterized protein LOC120986624 isoform X5, whose product MAEHASTIPPEPALQPQGDGAPRTGASCRGHPWNSGPVQTQPQWQSMPPPYHQNQLYNPRAMVPPGLELLVEVEEVILQKQAFFNRSGQNLFTIHRESECCGPGFNVRFRNPYQKDVVSLYAESGGCCWGGYSHVRISVFPACTIGFINIKNFTRKMSVSIRMNSGELVFTAELPLSGSEKIIEILSVNGSCPVATITTQGQNCDVVFQFPMDMEATLKTLILAAFVYMRYQLSKMSSSSSSSAYHRRRNTANHDDDHRWGHGGFNGHPVGGGFSGGDCGGGGGNSGGGGGDCGGGGGNSGGGGGDCGGGGGNSGGGGGDCGGGGGGCGGGGGDCGGGGGGCG is encoded by the exons GACATCCCTGGAACTCTGGACCTGTTCAAACCCAACCTCAATGGCAGAGCATGCCTCCACCATACCACCAGAACCAGCTCTACAACCCCAGGGCGATGGTGCCCCCAGGACTGGAGCTTCTTGTAGAG GTAGAAGAAGTTATCCTCCAGAAACAAG CTTTCTTCAACAGATCTGGGCAGAATCTCTTCACCATACATCGGGAGTCAGAGTGCTGTGGACCAGGCTTCAATGTAAGGTTTCGAAATCCATACCAGAAGGACGTGGTGTCACTGTATGCGGAATCAGGGGGATGTTGCTGGGGAGGATACAGTCAT GTAAGGATCTCTGTTTTTCCTGCGTGCACTATCGGTTTCATCAACATTAAAAACTTTACTCGGAAAATGAGTGTCTCCATCCGAATGAACTCTGGAGAGCTTGTGTTCACTGCTGAGCTGCCCTTATCAGGCTCTGAGAAAATTATTGAG ATACTCAGTGTAAATGGATCTTGTCCTGTGGCCACGATAACTACGCAGGGACAAAATTGTGACGTCGTTTTCCAGTTTCCCATGGACATGGAGGCTACATTGAAAACTCTTATCTTGGCTGCATTCGTGTACATG AGATATCAACTGAGTAAAATgtccagcagcagcagctcctCGGCTTATCACAGGCGTCGGAACACTGCCAATCACGATGACGACCACCGTTGGGGTCATGGAGGCTTCAATGGACATCCTGTTGGTGGAG GTTTTAgtggaggggactgtggaggtggaggagggaattctggaggtggaggaggagactgtggtggtggaggagggaactctggaggtggaggaggagactgtggtggtggaggagggaactctggaggtggaggaggagactgtggtggtggaggagggggctgtggtggtggaggaggagactgtggtggtggaggagggggCTGTGGTTAA